The Equus asinus isolate D_3611 breed Donkey chromosome 18, EquAss-T2T_v2, whole genome shotgun sequence region CACCAGGCGGTGGTGCCGGATCCGACGCGAGGCGGGGTGGCAAACACAGAGCTCACGTCCGGCTCCTCACCTGGAAAGACTgaaagagctggaaggagccgACGAGCCAGACGTACAGGTGGGAGAGCACCTTGGTGGATGTGCCGTTGAAGGCATTGGCGACCGCCAGGAAGGAGTAGGGCCCCACAGTGAAGAACTCCCAGTCGTAGGCGCCAGAGGTGGCGATGGTCTGGTTGGTCTCGAAGAGGCGGGTCCTTGGGTTCCACTTGTAGATGACGCTGTTGATGTTGTGGTTGTCACCTGGAAGCCAAGAGGCTGTGTTCAGGGAGGAAGCAGGCTTCCACAGCCTTATAGCAGCTTTGGCGGAACCCTGGCCcaccctgggccctgccccagggcccctgTGGCCTGTTTGGTCCAGCCAAGCCTGACAGGGCAGCACTCAGGTCATGGCCCTGCTCATCCCTGCACTCTCCTCcacactccccactcccccagtgATGACCCCAGCCTCACCTCTCACATTGCCCAGCATCCCCTTTGCTCTCCCCCTGTGGAGCCCAGGGAGGGCTGGGCCAGATGTGCCCCGCAGGGCCAGCAGCCACTCAGACCCCGTCCGCCCCTTGAGTTACAGACTGGCTCGCTGCGGTCACTCAGGGTAGTCACTGGCCAAGAAACCAGGTATCCGAGCCCCTCCCAGGCCTGTCTCCCCTGCCCACCCACGCATCACACACAGTTTGTGTCCAGATCTGATGAGCCTGTTCTGGGGGAAATAAGTTCCTGCGTCCTTCTAGCCACCCTCCTAGTATGGCCATCCACACCAGCATCCTCTCCCTAACTCTGGGCCTGCTGCCAAATACCGTCGCGTCTCTTTCAGCCAGACCCCTCCCAAGGGGAGGTCAGTTGGTTAGTTTCAAAGGAGGCAGTCTGTGCTGGACAGGTGAGCAGGTGCTCAGGTGTGTTCACCCTTGGACTCCACTGTCAGATGGCCAAGCCCGAGGAATTGGACCAGGTGTGGTTTAtcgttattttattttatttttttttaaagattggcacctgagctaacaactgttgccaatctttttttttttttcctgctttatcttcccaacccccccgtacatagttgtatatcttagttgcaggtccttctagttgtgggatgtgggacgccgcctcaacgtggcctgacgagtggtgccatgtccgcgcccaggatccgaaccctgggctgctgcagcggagcgcgcgaacttaaccactcggccacggagccagccccttatCGTTATTGATGAAAAAGAACCCTCAGGCGAGTCATGCCCAGCCCCGGGATGGTTTCCTTTCGGGTCAAAGGCCACAGCCCCTACCTTCCCGATGGTTGGCCACAGCGAGGAAGTGCTCCCCAGCCACCTGGAAGGCCTCCCAGTCGCGGGCGCTGTGGGTGGGGACCCTCTGGTACGGcgtgaacctcagttttctctggCTCCATTTGTAAATGACGGAGAACTCCTGACCCTTTTCATTCGGTTCAAAGTTGGCCACGGCCAGGAAGATCTGAAAGAGAGGACCCGGGACGCTCGGTTCTCGTGATCGGTGTGAGCGGTCAGGTGCTAACGGCTCCTGAACATCAGCGTCTCTGTCCAAATGGCCGTTACCGATGGCCTCGGGGTGGCCCGGGAGACCCTCACTGTCCCCGGATCTGCTGATTATGTTTAAGACCCTTCAGTGTGTCCGTATTCCCCAGCCCTTTACTTCCATTTCTATCTCCCAAACTCAGGAAAAGCTCTATGCACAAAAATGGTCTTCATCACCTGGAGGAGTGGAAAGTCTTAACGCCCTGCTCTCCCGCAGGAACCAGGTGTTTGTTCCGCAGCAGAGTACAACCGGGAATGCCCCGAATGTGACGTGACCAGGAGGCAAGATCGCTCGCCTGTGTGGTTATAACGGGAGCCAGAGCTTGGCAGGTAGGATGCGCATGCTGTGCCTGGAAGTGAGTGAGCTCAAAGTGAACCCTGCATCTGCCTGGGCGATGGGACAGAAGgtttttcccactttttctttGATGTacagtttttataatgaaaaaatacagttttaaaatggCATCAATTGAAAAACAAGAGAGTTGGTCATTCCTTCCCCATGTTGGATTGGAGCACAGCAGGACTGTGGTGGCTGTGAGCTGAGGGAGAGCCGAGCTGTGTCTGTCTGGATCACTCACCCACCACCAGTGGGAGCTGAGGCGAGGGCGGCCAAGGTGCGGACAGGGCTGCGCTCGGCACACACGTGCTGGTGAGTGAGTGATTTGGGGCGCAGGCAGGGGAAGGCGCCCTAGGACACTGCCATCTACCCCTGGATTTAGAGAGGCAGCTGAGCGTCTGACTTTGAAAGCCATTTAGAAGCTGAATAAGGCTTTTGAAACCAAGAGGAATACTTTTCCCCCTAGAATCTATGTATGGAGCCCCAGTCTTCGGACTCTGGGTTTTTCCAAGATAAAAAAGATCGAGGAAGTCACCAAATGCACACTTGCCCTTTTCCCGATGGTGAAATGTCTCCAGGACTGAGCTTGGTGCGTGCGGATGTTCTGGTACGAGGCGAACTTCCCGTCGGTCCATTTGTAGATGGCAGAGGTGGTCTTCCGATTGGCAGTTGCTACAAAGAGCCCGGCCTCAGGGATGACAAAGACCTCGATGCCCAGTGTCTCCGAGTTGGTGAACAGGCTCTGATGCTCTTCCACATAGTCCAGTTTTTCTTCGGCTTGTGACAGAAATATTGAGACTGGTTAACGCTCCCCAGAATGGAAGCCTGGATGGACCGTCCTGGGAGCAGGACCCCAGGGAGCATTAGCGATGGGCGTCACTTTCACAAAGGGCGAGTCACCCAGAGCTCGGTTCCTCACTCACGGAGAGGTCAGTCAGAGGAGGCTGTTGGCTCCTGCATGGGTTTAGGATCTAGAGAGCCCCCCCAGTGATACAGATCGGATGGAATGGCTATGTTGGGTCCTTATTAGATGTTTCTCACACCCGTTGCTTCTATCAAAGGTTGTGCCCTAAAGTGAACTAGAGTCGAGTCAAGAGCTTGCCGCCAGACCAGCTGGAGGCAGTTCCCATTTCCTGAGGACAGCCCACCCAGAGCATCCGCAGCAGCCTCCACTCGCCCTTCCCATGAACAGGACTGGGCTGCTGAAAGGGCTTGCTGTGAACAGTACCACTCTGAGAGGAACACTCAGGCACCACCGCACAGAATCTGTGATCAGAGCTGGCAGACAGGGAGTGAGGAGGCCGGCAGGGCCTACGAGGGAGGCCAGCTCCCACGGGGAGACCCGTGCTCTTCCCCAGCGTGGGACCATGTGAGAGAGGACGAGCCCTGCCTGCCCCCGGGTCCCACCCAGGATGGGGGTCGTTTGCCATTCCTAAGTCAGGCTGGCTCAGAGAAGAGCCCCTAAACCCCAGAGCCCTGGGGCCACGACCACCTTGCCCTCCTCACCTGCTAACACAGAGACCCACTCGCTGCCCACGCACAGGTATAGCCCCCTCCTGCTGGCGTCAAACCAGAACTGGGCATCCTCCAATTTGGTACAGGGAGGTCGGGATCCCAGTGTCACCTTCATGTCGGTTTCTGGGGAGAGACAAGGAAGATGAGTATCCAGTGGGGACATGCTCCCTGGAGGGAGACGGGTCAGGAGATAGACCCTGCCCAGGCGGTCCTGCCTTGCCTTTGCCTGCTGGACTGTGAGGAACCACTCAGCGGTCTTAACCGAGGTCTCAGGGAGGCAGGTGAGACCAGGAGAGCACGTGGCTGCCCTGGGGCATCTGCGCGGCAGGAGGCTGTGGTGCTCCCTGCACGTCCGCCTCCCTGCCGCTCCAGAAGGCAGCATGTCTTCCCTTGGGTCCTTAGCTTCTGAAAATCCTTAGGATCAAGGTGTGGCCTTGCTCCCATCTCATGTCTATTACTTACTGGCACAAGTTAATTTAAACTTCCGTTTTGCTTGGTTTTGTGGCATTCTGACCCCATCACTTCTTGTAATTCTGCCTCCATCTCAGGTCAAGCTCATACGTCCTAATGCTGCTACTTGGCCACAGTACAGCGACATCCACGCTGCGGCCGGGTCGCGACAGCCAGGCTGTGACACTGAGCACGTCCTTCACCTCTCGTTGTGCCCAGCAGAGGCCTGGGGTCCAACTCCTGCCCCCGCGAGTCTCCTTCCAGTTACAGCGGAGCCCCGTGTCTCTGAGAATTTGGAAGCACCATTCCAGGACTAGATTGTGAGGGGCGGACGTGCTGGAGAGGGGGCTCCCTGAGCTTGCGAAGCAAGGACTGCGAGGCTCAGCGGGTCGGCTGTCTCCCCACCTTGCTGAGTGGTGAGGGTGGGGCATGTGGTTTAAATAAACAGTCAACACGGTAACTTTGCATTGGGAAGATGCAAACACAGACTAGAGAAAGCAAAGCCAGGGACCGTCCGGGCTGGGGAGGGTACGGAAAATAGAAATGTACCTCCTGAAGGTCGGGGAGCCAGGGCTGAGGTTTGGAAACCTATCGGAGAGGGATGGGGAGAAAGGGCCCCAAATGCTGCTTTAGGGGCAAAACAGGCAGCAGGTGGGAGTGAGAGGCTCAAGGGAAGGAAGTCTAGGTCAGCAAACGCCCGGGGTTCCAGGCAGAATGAGCGGCCCATCAAAGGCACTGTCCGGACGGGGGCTGGACGGCCGCTGTGGGAGCCCTCCAGAGGAAGGGCAGATGACGCTGGTGTGTCTGACCCCCTGGTCTGCCTCCCCTGGGCCCGGCTGCATTCACCCCAAGCGTTCCCTTTGTCAATGTAACAGCTGCCCTCCTGTCCCTGTGCCCGGGAGAGGGTGGGAAGTGACAGGGCGCTTGGGACACCACTCACGTGGGGGAGCCGGTGGCTGTGGCCTACTAACCATAGGGATATCTTAGCACCTCATTCTCTTCTGGCTTCCCTGTGAAACCCCGCAGGATGCGGGGGATGGACAGCAAGGCGAACTCGGCGTTCCTGCAGGGGCACAGCCTGGGTGTGGCATCCGAGCCAGGCAGCAGGACCAGCTGCCTCAGCAGGCCCTGCAGAGAGAGGCACAGCGCCTTCAGACCCGCGCTGCTAGAGGGGCTGGGGACCGCTGGGCTCAGCCTGTGCAGACCCCGAGGGAGGGGTGCGAGTGGGGGAGGGGCATCCAACCCTCTCTAGAGCACGGAGAGAAGAGGCTGCATATGGTTATGGGAGGGGATTGGGAGCAATGGTGGAGGTCTGTACACCATTCTAAGGTAATTAAACCACAGAAGGGAGTTTTCCTGCGGACTTACCCAGAGTAACCAGCTACAATGCTCATCCATTTGTTATCCGTCCATTCATATATCCATCCTTACGTCCATCTACTCAACCGttcaccatccatccacccacccacccatccacctacccatctacccatccacccatccatctatccgtccaCCCACCTATGCATCCACCCACGCACCCACCTACCCATCTACtcaaccacccatccatccatccatccatccaagcacgccatcaataaatattcacaGAGCCCCTACAATGCCTCTGGCATGGTTCTAGCACTGGAGACAGCAGGAAACAAAATCCCCCACTGTGATGGAAGGAGGTCCACCTCCCCCCTCTCACCCCACATTCCAGAGGAAAGACAGACAATGAGCAAACACACAGCTGGTCTGCAGGTGGTCAGGGCTATGGAGAAAAGACacccagaggaggggctgggccggCTGAGTGTGGGGTCACCTTCTCAGAGTGGTGGGGAAGCCTCCATGGTGAGAGGACAGGACAGGGCCCAGAGCGTAGGGGTAAGCCGAGGTAGCAGTGGGGATGAGTGTGCCCGGAGGAGAGAAcagtgagtgcaaaggccctgtggtgggcgTCTGCATGGCGTGTGGGGCTCCACTGTGCCCTCATGTTTACCATTTCCATTTAGCACACACAACAATCTGATGAATCACAGCATCAGGTCGTAGCGACAGACCTGTGGTGACAGCCCCCCATGAGCACAGGTGTTGAGAGGGCCAGGCCGGCGGCCCCCTCCATACCTACCGTGAACAGGCCTTTGGTCCTCCTCCGGCTGCCGATGAAGAACCGGGCTCCTTGCATGGATAGGGTGGCCGGGAAGGGCACGTCAGCCATTCTGAAAACATTGGAGGAGGGTTTTAGGGCCATGGGAGAGCAGGGTGGCTGCCCGTTTATGTAGAAAAGGGCAGGGACGGACCAGTGTCCAGGGGCGGCCATGGCAGAGCGCACAGGCTGGGCGGCTAAAACAAGAGAAACGTGTTCTCCGGTAGTCCTGGGGCCAGCATTCCAAAGTCAAGGTGCGGGCAGGGCCGCGCTccccctggaggctctgagaagaccctccctttctctcccaacTCTGGGGGCTTCGGCGTTCCTGGCTCATGTCAGCATCACCCTGCTCTCTGCCCCGTCGTCGCACGGCTTCTCCTCTgtgccccttctcctctcctcataaggacaccagtgtCTGGATCAGGGCCCACAGTGTGACCTCAGCTTAACCTGATCACAGCTGCAAAGACCTCGTGTCCCGTCACAGGTTCTGGTGGGTGTGAACTGGGGGGACGTTCTTCACCCCAGGACACAGGTCTTCGGCAAAAGCGTGTGCCGAGAGGTGTGCTGTGGCTCTTCTCTGTCTCACAGGAGCCTTTAGTGGCTCCTACCTGCACGGGGTGCCTGGCCTGCCTGCCCTCCACCGAGCCCGGGAGGGGACAGATGGTGTCAGGGCAGGACAGGATTCGCCTTGATGGTGACCCGGGAACCTCTGGAATTCACGGCTGGAGGAGGGTCTGGATGTGCAGGTGCATGTGGGGACAGGGAGAAGGCGGGTGCCCTGCTGGAGGGGACAGTGTGGCCAGAGCCTCTGGGGTGGAAAAGCCAGGCACAGGCTTTCTCCTGGCTGCGTAGGCCCTCTCAGGCCACCATGCCACATCCTCTTGTAGAAGCACCTGCTCCTTCCAATCTTTGCCGTCTGGCTGTAGCTGGCCGTGGCGAGGTCAGCTCCTGGCCGCTGTTCCAGAGTGTCCTGTGCTCCGAGCACAGCTCCCCGGCCTCCTGAGTCCTGGTGTGTGCCCTCCATGATGCCTAGGAGGCCTCTGATGTCTGGCCTCGGGGCCTACGTTCCTCCTTGGCCACCATcggctccagccccagctcctcaTCCCCCACCCACTTGGCCTCCTGCATCCGCTCCATCACAGAGCTGTCCTCACTGCTGGCTCTCTGAGAAGTCATCCCCCGCCCCCATACAGGCCCCGATGAATTTGGGGACATGGTGGGGGAGGGCTGTGATAAAGACGTGTTTAAACAAAGTGTATAAATGTTAagtattctttttattatggaataaGTTACATAATAACAAAGCAGAATAAGAGTCTGCCTTTGAAATTAATGTTTGGAATAATGATAGATTCAACATAAACTGGACCATTtgtgattaaaaagaaagaatcgCCAGCCCCACTGGGCAAGGATGGGAGCTGAGGGCCGACGTGGGTCACCATCCACTGGCCGGGCTGCAGGGACTCACCGTTCCCTAGTCCAGCCGACTGGCTTCCAGGCCATGGGAACCAGGCGACCACGAGGACCAGACATGAACTCGGGCTTCGAGTGCCTGGGGTCACGTCAAAGCTACTAGGGACTATTCTGCACGGTTATTTAGGGTTTTAGTGACGATTTACTGGCTCATCCCAGAAGAGGAAAGCAAGTCATAGGTTAAATGACCGCGTTGAGAGTCAAAGCAAGCACCGGGTCTTAATTCCGGCTGCAGCCGCAGGTTGGATCTGGCGCCTGTGGGCTTTACGACCCCTACCGCCTCTTGCTGATGGTAACAACACTCTTCTCCTGGTCGAGTCCCCTTCACCCAGCCTGGACTCCGAcccaggcctcagcttcctctagATGCCCTCCTCCAGCATTCGCCCCTGCCCCACCGGGGCCTTGCTGGGGGCAGGGTTGACCCCAGGTTCTGACGATGGCCCTGGCGCCCCCGCCTCAGCGGGTGGTTCCTAACGATTGTTTCCCCACCAGCCTGACCCCGCGCGGGGGGGTGCTGGGCTGTGCCCCCAGGCCGGGCTCACACGGCACCACGAGAGGGGCACCTGGCCCGGCCACTCTGGACCCGTCTTGTCGGACAGCACACACACATTCGACCCTCTCCGGGCGTCCTGGTACCTACATGTCCACGGGGAGGCCGCAGTCCGTGGTGAGGGAAAAGGATCCTTCAGACACGGCCAAGACCAGCGTGTGCCACTGGCTGTCCATCAGTGTCGGACTGCGGAAGGACACACGGGTCTGCCAGGCGCCGGCCGAGTCCTCGCGGAGGAACAGGAAGTGCAGCTGGGTGGGCGAGTAGCGCAGGCCGAGCAGCAGCGCATCCCGGTCCTCTGCCACCACCGCGAGCAGGTACTCGTTCTTCTGCAAGAGAGGACCCGGGCGGGGGGtgaggggggcaggggaggacCGGCGGGGAAAGACAGCCAGGGGAGGGCGGGGCTCCCGGCTGCAGGATTTCCTGCAGCACCCACGGTCTGTGATCAAACCAAATGCACCACTCGCACCTGTGAGCATGGCTACTGTCAGAAAAACAGAACATAGCaggtgctggcgaggatgtggaggaattggcgcccttgtgcactgctggtgcaACACAATGGTTCTTCTGTTATAGAAAACACTATGGCAGCCCCTCAAAAAATCTATACTGAATTACCATATGACGCCGCAATTCTACTTGTGCGGACGTACCCAAAGGACTGAAAGCAGGATCCCAAGGGCATAGTCATGCACCcatgctcacagcagcattactcacaacagccaaaataTAGAAgccacctaaatgtccatcaatggaagaATGAGTGGCTAAGTCAAATGTGgcctatccatacaatggaatattattcaaccttgaaaaggaaggaagttctgacatCAGCATGGGTGAGCCTTGAGAACATTACGCcaagtggaataagccagtcacaaaaggagaaatattgcATGGTTCCACCTATATGAGGTACATACAGCAGTCAGATTCATGGAGAGGGAAAGCAGAAGGGTgggtggcaggggctggggaagctggatggggggttagtgtttaatggggatagagtttcagtttgggaagatggaaaggtctggagatggatggtggtgatggttgcgcaacaatgtgaatgtactcaatgccactgagctgtacactcaAAAACAGTTTGTGTTACGCGTATCTGACCACAATTAAAATCCGTGCACCACCCACCAAGATCGTGATCTCAGAATGCCAGCAAAACCAGCCACACATCAGTTTCCTACTTGGACGGTACAGAAACCGTGTATACTTGACTATAAGTAATTGCAACTTAGAAGCTATTAATTCCCAGCTTAACACGTTAAAAGGGTAAAAAATAGAAAGTTatcaaacatccactgccaaagCACCTATGTAAAATAGTTATAGAGTATAATCTTTCTTTAGCAAGTCTCTGCCCAAATTCCATGTGCCTCTAACGCTAAAGAAGAGAAACCCTCCATGGGCCTCATATTTACTCTAACGCTTAATTCAGCAAAGTCCACCTGGTCATATGGCCTCTGCCACTCTGGGTGCTGAGGGGGACACACATGGCCTCATTGGTTTCCCTGGTGGGAGGTGGCACTGGGACTTGCCAGAAGGGAGGGGAAATTCCCCATGTGACAGCGTTCAGGAAGTGGATGTGATGCTTGGAGGCCCGCAAATGACAAAGCAAGGACAACATCCTTAGGATGCTGTCTGGGAACCGGAGGCAGGTGGCAGCAAGGAGTTGACTTCACAGCAGGGCACCTCGGACCAGGGACTCTCCACACCGCTGTGGTCACGTCTCTGGCACAGCCTGAGCAGGCACTGACCTTCCTGGGCGAGGGCGGGAATCCCACCGGTGACCCGGCCCAGAGGAGGGAGGCCACTGCCCTTCGGGATTCCTCAGTCACTCACTCTCACAAATGTTCGCGGCTGGAGGAGACCAATGTCTGGTCAAAACCGTGTGTtgccccaaccccacccccgAGTGTGAGATGAAAGAAGCGCATCAGGTGGGGAAGGGAGTTTATTGGGTGCCGAGGAGGGGCTGACACTTGAAAGTCCACAGGTGACCCGAGCAGAGAAACTGGGAGAGGACAGGTGACCCAGAGGCAGGTGGAGGAgcctcctggaggcagcagctgGGGAGCAGCGACGTCCGGGTTCCTGGGAGGCAGAGGTCAGGTCAGGACAGTGGACACCTGGGGGGACCCTGTCCTGGGTGGGGGCAGCCACCTAACAGGTCAGGACTGGACTGAGGGGACGGGGAGGACCACGGTCACGGGGTGGGACCTGGAGCCCGGCTGGCCCTGGGGGACGTGCCCGGTCAGCAGCAGGACTTCTGGGCCGAGGCGGGGCTGCAGCGGGCCACGCGGGAGCACGTGGGACGACAGAGCAGGGACACGCAGGAGGAGGGTCTGCACGTGGGGCGGCAGAGCAGGGACACGCAGGAGGCCGGGCGGCAGCAGCTGggctggcaggaggcagggcGGCAGCAGGAGGAGACGGGCACGCAGCAGGCAGGCCTGCACACGGGGCGGCAGATGAGGGACACGCAGGAGGAGGGTCTGCAGCAGGacggggggcaggggctgggctggcagcacgagggggctgggcagggggttGCCTTGGAGCAGACGGGTGTGCAGGAGACGGGCACGCAGCAGGCCtgctggcaggaggaggaggtgcaGCAGGAGGGCTGGCAGCTAGACTGCTGGCAGCATGAGGAGTCTGAGCAGGGGGAAGCCCCAGAGCAGACGGGCACACAGCACACGGGGTTACAGCAGACAGGGGTGCAGCAGACGGGCTCACAGCACACGGGGTTACAGCAGACGGAGGTGCTGCAGACGGGCTCACAGCAGGCCtgctggcaggaggaggaggcgcAGCAGGAGGCCTGGCAGCTAGACTGCTGGCAACATGAGGAGTCTGAGCAGGGGGAGGCCCCAGAGCAGACGGGCACACAGCACACGGGCTTGCAGCAGACGGGGGTGCAGCAGACGGGCACGCAGCAGGCctgctggcagggggaggaggtgcAGCAGGACGGCTGGCAGCTAGACTGCTGGCAGCACGAGGGCGTGCAGGAGCTGCTGCAGGCTGACTGGCAGGGGCTGCACACACAGCTGGCAGGGGTGCAGATGAGGCtcaggcagggggctggggcgcAGCAGCTGGGGGCACAGCAGGGAGGCTCGCAGCAGCTCTCTGGGCCATCGTCCACCCGCCAGGAGGAGTCGGGGCAGGAGTCCCAGGCACCGGGCTGGCAGACCCGGCTGCCATAGCTGAGGTCGCTGGAGCAGACGGACAGGGTGGAGGCGGCCATGGTGGGTTTGGTGCAGCTGGAGGAGAgtggagtgtgtgtgagtgtgtctgtgagtgtgcatGGTGCCTGGGGCTGTGGCTTTTATACCTCTCTCCAGTGTGTGTTGCCCCAGCAGGCGGCTCACTGAGCCTTCTCCTTCCTTGTTGGTGTTTGAGCTGAGTCCCCGGAGCCCTTGTTGCTTCTGGTTTATTTACATAAAAGAGTTTGCCGCTTGTAAAATGCCCATTGTTGTTGAGAACACAGTTGACCCCCTGACCTGTGTTTGGTTCTCCAGGCAAACACCACAGGACAACTGTCACGTCTGCAGCCCTGCCCACGGCAGTCGCCCTGCTGGCTCGCTCTCCAAGTGTCCTCTGTCACGCTGCAGGTGAGGGGACGTGAGCCCCAGAGTCTCAGTGACGGGGCCACACGGAGCTGAAGTGGGATGGCACAGGTCATCAGGGTGGGACGTCCCCCACAAACAGAAGGGCTGGACAGTAGGACTGACCCACCCAAGAGGAAGTGGGAAGATAGACAAAGAAGCATGTCAAACACAAGGCGAGATGGAATACAGGAAGGAGCCTTCGGAGAAGCCAATGCTATTCCAGAAGGTCCAGTGTTCACCAAACAGAATTTCCAGGAAGAGACCAGCGAAAGGGAGAAACAGAATCTTTTCCAGAGCAGAGGGGAAACATGGGTCTTCAGATAGAATTTTGACCCAATATGGGACAAGGTGAATGAAAAATGGTGCGTGTCTACACACACTCGTGAAATATCTGACACCAAAGACAAAGACACATCCTGAAAGTTTCCAGAGGGATCGGCATCCTTCTTCAACTCAGCAAGTCGAGATGCCTGAAGACAGTGGGACCAAGCCTTCGAAGGCTGAGGGAAAATGACTTTGATTACGCAACTGCATGGGGTCCTGTGGTGTATGGACATTAAAGTATTTCCGGTCATACAGCTGTTCTGAAAGGCGCCACTCATACGCTCTCCATGAAAACATCTCAAGAGTATGTGGTCcagccaaacaaaacacaaacccaaGGGAAGGagaatacaaaaaataatgaagacaaaaaaaccccagcacacagcaggctgAGGCCGTCAGCCTCTTTAGGGAGAGGAAATGCATCTGGCTGACCTCACAGAACCCAGAACTGCGTTCCCCTCCGTCTCCGTCTTCGCCTAATTCACTCCTTGTGCCGTTCAGGTCTGAGTTCTGACAGGTGGGTGTGGACCACCACCGCCCCGTGCAGAAGAATTCCACCCCCTCATAAGTGCCCCTGTGTTGTTCCATTGCAGTCAGCTCCCCCCTCATcccaaacccctggcaaccgctgattTTCAGTCACGATAGTCATGTCTCTTCTGGAATGTCATATTAATCAATCATACAGTATGGAGCCTTTTGGATCTGACTTCTCTCATTTAGCAGAATGCCCTTGAGATTCCTCCCTGTTGTCGTGTTCACCAATAGTTCATTCCCTTTTCTCGCTGAGTAGCACCCCATCGAATGGAcgcaccacagtttgtttagtCAGTCAATGATTGAAGGACCTTGTCATCGTTTCCTGTTTCTGACGATTAAGAACAAAGCTGCTACATCATtgtttgtgtgcaggtttttgcatgATCATGAGTTTCATTTCCCTAGGGTaaacacccaggagtggaattgctgggccatatggtaggtgtatgtttaactttacaagaaactgaTAAACTATTTTCTAAGGGGGCTGTGCCACTTGATgttgtgaaattttttaaaaattttaaccttTATAATAAGTGTGCAGATATTCCTTATTGTAGTTtaatttgcattgccctgatgactagtgatgtgctgaaattcttatttatttattttttttttgagggagattagccctgagctaacatctgccaccaaccctcttttgctgaggaagatgggcactggactaacatctgtgcccatcttcctctgttttatatgtgggatgcctgccacagcatggcttgatgagaggtgtataagtccacgcccgggatccgaactggcaaaccctgggcctccaaagcggagtgcatgaccttaaccaccttgccaccagaccagcccctgaaattctttaatgtgcttatttgtcaacctgtcttccaaagtggttgtactattttacatttccaccaacactGCAGGAGAGCTcctgttcctccacatccttgccaacacttggcaGTATTTCTTCAAATCTTTAGGCCCCTTTCCTTTCTGAGCTTTTCTTAATATTGAAttctgagagttctttatatattttggatacaagtgcTTTggtcagatgtgtggtttgcaaatattttctactactCTGGTTCgtctgtcttctcattctctgaaccacgtcttttgaagagcaaaagtttaaTGTCGATAAAGT contains the following coding sequences:
- the TSPEAR gene encoding thrombospondin-type laminin G domain and EAR repeat-containing protein isoform X1, with the protein product MSVLLTLCVALLPLATPGRGAQQWEPCTDLRPLDILAEAVPPDSAAGGVRVTRVQGVRGLQLSAASPHAMSFPASRIFIRCDLFPEEFSIVVTLKVPNLPPKKNEYLLAVVAEDRDALLLGLRYSPTQLHFLFLREDSAGAWQTRVSFRSPTLMDSQWHTLVLAVSEGSFSLTTDCGLPVDIMADVPFPATLSMQGARFFIGSRRRTKGLFTGLLRQLVLLPGSDATPRLCPCRNAEFALLSIPRILRGFTGKPEENEVLRYPYETDMKVTLGSRPPCTKLEDAQFWFDASRRGLYLCVGSEWVSVLAAEEKLDYVEEHQSLFTNSETLGIEVFVIPEAGLFVATANRKTTSAIYKWTDGKFASYQNIRTHQAQSWRHFTIGKRIFLAVANFEPNEKGQEFSVIYKWSQRKLRFTPYQRVPTHSARDWEAFQVAGEHFLAVANHREGDNHNINSVIYKWNPRTRLFETNQTIATSGAYDWEFFTVGPYSFLAVANAFNGTSTKVLSHLYVWLVGSFQLFQSFQTFGAADWEVFRIGERTFLAVANSHSYDVEMQVQNDSYVINSVIYELNVSAQAFVKFQEVLTCSALDWEFFSVGEDYFLVVANSFDGKTFSVNSIIYRWQGYEGFVAMHSLPTFGCRDWEAFRTAAGAYLIYSSAKEPLSRVLRLRTG
- the LOC106842969 gene encoding keratin-associated protein 10-12-like encodes the protein MAASTLSVCSSDLSYGSRVCQPGAWDSCPDSSWRVDDGPESCCEPPCCAPSCCAPAPCLSLICTPASCVCSPCQSACSSSCTPSCCQQSSCQPSCCTSSPCQQACCVPVCCTPVCCKPVCCVPVCSGASPCSDSSCCQQSSCQASCCASSSCQQACCEPVCSTSVCCNPVCCEPVCCTPVCCNPVCCVPVCSGASPCSDSSCCQQSSCQPSCCTSSSCQQACCVPVSCTPVCSKATPCPAPSCCQPSPCPPSCCRPSSCVSLICRPVCRPACCVPVSSCCRPASCQPSCCRPASCVSLLCRPTCRPSSCVSLLCRPTCSRVARCSPASAQKSCC
- the TSPEAR gene encoding thrombospondin-type laminin G domain and EAR repeat-containing protein isoform X2; amino-acid sequence: MSFPASRIFIRCDLFPEEFSIVVTLKVPNLPPKKNEYLLAVVAEDRDALLLGLRYSPTQLHFLFLREDSAGAWQTRVSFRSPTLMDSQWHTLVLAVSEGSFSLTTDCGLPVDIMADVPFPATLSMQGARFFIGSRRRTKGLFTGLLRQLVLLPGSDATPRLCPCRNAEFALLSIPRILRGFTGKPEENEVLRYPYETDMKVTLGSRPPCTKLEDAQFWFDASRRGLYLCVGSEWVSVLAAEEKLDYVEEHQSLFTNSETLGIEVFVIPEAGLFVATANRKTTSAIYKWTDGKFASYQNIRTHQAQSWRHFTIGKRIFLAVANFEPNEKGQEFSVIYKWSQRKLRFTPYQRVPTHSARDWEAFQVAGEHFLAVANHREGDNHNINSVIYKWNPRTRLFETNQTIATSGAYDWEFFTVGPYSFLAVANAFNGTSTKVLSHLYVWLVGSFQLFQSFQTFGAADWEVFRIGERTFLAVANSHSYDVEMQVQNDSYVINSVIYELNVSAQAFVKFQEVLTCSALDWEFFSVGEDYFLVVANSFDGKTFSVNSIIYRWQGYEGFVAMHSLPTFGCRDWEAFRTAAGAYLIYSSAKEPLSRVLRLRTG